The Rhododendron vialii isolate Sample 1 chromosome 6a, ASM3025357v1 genome includes a window with the following:
- the LOC131330464 gene encoding uncharacterized protein LOC131330464, producing the protein MITMTMAPQNPPPTTVLFLVVYKDYKATKKSCDSTRHKAKPKMPETRNNSTQTRPKVPISSLHPQASPFPPTTQKLVMQNSSSVPSTIPEKMDAKTPVEIGTRGTVGFLIMKEIEYFTHLESDKPQHLCTEMASTSSQPNPKFGSFATTPRKKKKGGRRKLIPNMCSTVEVAKSNRPNMNSGLGYRNLRADDVKKLQA; encoded by the coding sequence ATGATTACAATGACAATGGCACCACAAAACCCCCCACCAACTACTGTGCTCTTCCTTGTAGTATATAAAGACTACAAAGCTACAAAGAAGTCATGTGACAGCACCAGGCATAAGGCCAAACCAAAGATGCCAGAGACTCGGAACAACTCCACCCAAACAAGGCCCAAAGTACCCATCTCTTCTCTTCATCCACAAGCCTCCCCCTTCCCTCCAACCACCCAAAAACTGGTGATGCAAAATTCCAGCTCTGTCCCCTCAACAATCCCTGAGAAAATGGATGCAAAAACTCCGGTAGAAATAGGCACCAGAGGAACAGTTGGATTCCTGataatgaaagaaattgagTACTTTACCCACCTTGAATCTGATAAGCCTCAGCATCTATGTACAGAGATGGCCTCCACAAGCAGTCAACCCAATCCCAAGTTTGGATCTTTTGCCACAAccccaagaaagaagaagaaaggaggaagaagaaaactcATCCCTAACATGTGTTCTACGGTGGAAGTTGCGAAAAGCAATCGGCCAAACATGAATTCTGGACTCGGTTACAGGAATCTGAGAGCTGATGATGTGAAGAAGTTGCAGGCTTAA